GAAATCAGACACCAATGGTGAAAGCGGTTGAAACACGAGTCATGATTGAAGAAACTGACAACAGCGGAAGGACTTGAGAGGGACTGACGGGTGAGTGGAGATACCAGAGTTGTGGGCTATCTAGAGTTCGTAGACACGAACAAAGAGTAGGGTTGATAGACGTAAACCATGAACCACCAACAATGGTTGATAGACACGCACTAAGACGAGCAAGTCACAAACAATCCTCGGAGATGATGACGCTGATGAAGAGAACATCTAGGGTTTTATTTGAGGATGTTTTGACGGCTAGAGCTTCTTTTCCTTACTTTGATACCATGAAGTTTTCTAATATTCTATTCCGGTTGTTTGTAGCTCTTTTTGTTGTCATAATATTCTATTCAAATCTTCACAATGGtgcttgctttttttttttttttttttttttttttttttttttttttttttttttttttttttttttttNNNNNNNNNNNNNNNNNNNNNNNNNNNNNNNNNNNNNNNNNNNNNNNNNNNNNNNNNNNNNNNNNNNNNNNNNNNNNNNNNNNNNNNNNNNNNNNNNNNNNNNNNNNNNNNNNNNNNNNNNNNNNNNNNNNNNNNNNNNNNNNNNNNNNNNNNNNNNNNNNNNNNNNNNNNNNNNNNNNNNNNNNNNNNNNNNNNtttttttttttttttttttttttttttttttttttttttttttttttttttttttgttcactcATTTCCTTGTAATATTGGTATAATTGGAGGCTTTCATTTCTCCtcattgggtttttttttttctacttttacttttctctCACTCCTGGGAGTTTGTTTCCTTTGAACATTTTTGTATCTTTTCGTCATATcatcttgttaaaaaaaaaaaaaaaaaaaaaaaaaaaaaaaaaaaaaaaaaaaaaaaaaaaNNNNNNNNNNNNNNNNNNNNNNNNNNNNNNNNNNNNNNNNNNNNNNNNNNNNNNNNNNNNNNNNNNNNNNNNNNNNNNNNNNNNNNNNNNNNNNNNNNNNNNNNNNNNNNNNNNNNNNNNNNNNNNNNNNNNNNNNNNNNNNNNNNNNNNNNNNNNNNNNNNNNNNNNNNNNNNNNNNNNNNNNNNNNNNNNNNNNNNNNNNNNNNNNNNNNNNNNNNNNNNNNNNNNNNNNNNNNNNNNNNNNNNNNNNNNNNNNNNNNNNNNNNNNNNNNNNNNNNNNNNNNNNNNNNNNNNNNNNNNNNNNNNNNNNNNNNNNNNNNNNNNNNNNNNNNNNNNNNNNNNNNNNNNNNNNNNNNNNNNNNNNNNNNNNNNNNNNNaaaaaaaaaaaaaaaaaaaaaaaaaaaaaaactgcagGCTCAATCCAGGCATAATAACTCATGGAGATTCTCTTGGCAACGGACTGTTTGGTTTGCTTGCCTCTCCGTGTGTGATTAATCATGTCATTCTTGTAGGCATGAtacaaaaaatagaataaaaaaattgcttAAGGTGGGACAACGGGTACAATAACTTGTGCAATGAGTCAACTAATGGTGCTGGTCATCGCTTCCGAAATTCAACTTTCTTTCTCCCACTAAATTTCCACTCGACGAAGACAATGCctcttgaattttttctttctttaatcaacaaaatatattgaatttcttctgCTGTTTTTTCCCCTCATCATCAAGCACCTCTTGGAATATTTTCTGGAGTTACCTGCACCTGTTCTTGTCATCCAGAATTGCCGGCAAGCAACACCGTCAGTTGGCTAAAGTTTGGACGTTGGTTTTTGACAGGATATGTGTTCCTTAGCCACTCAACTGTTATGTAATCAACCATATCTGTTCTTTTGCATGTTCTTTGACTTGTTTTTTGATTTGCCTGATAGACATTAATAGTATTAACATGgatattctaaattatcaaaatgtAATGCTTCCGTATGACTGCAACTCACATCTAACCCAATGTTTGCAGCTGTCTGAGCTTGTCAACGTGGAGGGCTATAGTGATTGGATTCGTTTAGTGGCAGAGTTTACTTTGAAGTCCTTGCATTCTTGGCAGGTTTGTTGAAATAGTAGATTCTCCATTGGAGTATTCTATGAATAATCTGTATCTATCTTCCACGATCGAATCTGTGTACATCactaatgaaaataatggCCTGTTGCCAGTGGGCTAGCAGCAGTGTTTACTATCTCTTAGGTTTATGGTCCCGATTGGTTACATCTGTTCCATACTTGAAAGGCGACGCTCCAAGTTTATTGGATGAGTTTGTACCTAAAATCACTGAAGGTTTTATCACATCAAGATTGAACTCTGTGCAGGTGAATGACCTGTCTTTCTTTGTCGAGACTTGGTGATTTTTGCTTGCAAAGGTAATATTAAGCTTTTTCCATCTGATTCTCTATAATGTGCAGGCTGGATTACAGGATGATCTTTCTGAGAACCCATTAGACAATGTTGAAGTCTTACAGGACCAACTGGATTGCTTCCCGTACCTCTGCAGATTTCAGGTCAAATCTTCTTGTttggtttttaattcttttgttttttttaattgaaacaatttttctttcttgtgcGTTGAAATATGTAAATTTAGCTCCAGCATTAAATGTTTTGATTTGGTGTCTTTTGCCTTCTGCCCTTTGTTTTCACCTGAGTTGCAGTATGAAACCAGTAGTTTGTGCATGATAAATATCATGGAGCCCATATTGCGAACATACACGGTAGGTCCTTGATGAGTAGGACTGTTggattcttgtttttcttggtGGTAAAGTTGGTCACTTGtatatctttttgtttaactGGAATAGGAAAGAGCTCGGCTGCAAGGTGGTGATAACAGTGAGCTTTCTGTTATGGAAGCCAAACTTGCATGGATTGTTCATATTATAGCTGCTAtcgttaaaataaaacaatgcaCTGGTTGTAGGTAAGATGATTGTTCAGCTTTCGCAGGAAGGTGGAAATTTTTTTCATGACGATTGATGACTTTTCCTAATTTTTGCTGTTACTGTCATAAGTGTGGAATCGCAGGAAGTTCTTGATGCTGAACTGTCAGCTCGTGTGTTGCAATTGATAAATGTTACTGACAATGGTTTACACAGCCAGGTATGTCCGAAATACTTGCCTCATGCTTCTATGATTCTCGCCCATGGTACATGCACCTGTGGGAAAGGAAAACTAGTCCTTATTTGAACCAAAAATCTTTACCATTTTACCATATTGATAGGAACGCAGTCTTGAGATAATCCTGAGAAAATATGTCCTGAAACTTCGTTATATGGTTAATAGAGTTGGTGCTAGGAAGGAGGCTTTTCATCCAATGAGTGAAGAGTTTggcaataattttaaatagacTAGTAACTTACTTCATTCCACCTATCGAACTTTGCATACCTTATTTTTCCTATTGAagttattttttcttgtaaaataatgatattgcTTCTTGTGGAACTATCTTTTGTGCAAACTTCATACCTTCATATTCATTTACCTTTGCTTTCTGCAGAGGTACGGTGAAGCAAGCAAGCAAAGACTTGATCGAGCTATTCTTACCTTCTTCCAGAATTTTCGTAAGTCTTATGTGGGTGACCAGGCAATGCATTCCTCCAAGGTAATTAATAGATATATCATCCTGTTCTATATGAAGGTTACATGTCCCatctatttattctttttttcaattgcaGCAGTTATATGCGCGGTTTTCTGAACTCCTTGGACTTCATGACCATCTTCAATTGTTGAATGTGATTGTCAGCAAGATTGCTACAAATCTTAAGTGTTACACTGAGGTGAACGATTTAGTCATTCTTTGTATTTATAATAGCTGTGTGTTATGGATATAAATCAGCTCTTTATGTACATTCCCAGAGTGAGGAGGTCATTGACCACACCTTAAGTTTGTTTCTGGAGCTGGCATCTGGGTAAATCCTATTACAACAGTGTTTTAGTTTAAGAATTTGAATCGTACATTATTGATTGCTCATTGCTCTTTCATATCCTCCCTCTTCCCCCTTTCCCATTTATCAGATACATGACAGGGAAGCTGCTTTTGAAATTGGATACTGTTAAATTCATTGTTGCAAATCATACGGTACTACTTGCTCTAAGACATCTTCTAAGTTCTTTATTCATCTATCTTAGCTTGAATTGTGTTATAACCTTCACACATCTcatttaaagatttttcttaaacctaaaattttagaggGAGCAGTTTCCATTTTTGGAAGAATACAGATGTTCACGCAGTAGGACAACCTTCTATTACACCATTGGCTGGCTAATATTTATGGAGGAAAGCCCTGTTAAATTTAAATCGTCTATGGAACCACTGTTGCAGGTTAATTTCTCTGGTCTCTGTCAAATATACAAGTCCAGATGTGCATGCTTGCTTACATCCCATGTATTGCCCGCAAGTATGCATGTCCATCATTCTGCTTGTTatccatctttttctttcacaaactTGCCTGCCGATTTTTTACAAATCATGCCAAATTATTGGACTAGGTTAGACTTATTTTAGCATGTTTCTTCAATCTTCGTTGTAGTCTACACAAAATCCTGCCAATGAAAGAACACactaactaattaattattttgttgccTAGATTATTAGTTTACTTTTGTGTTGTAATTCTCCTAGCTGagattgttatttttttttgtttattttttctttccttttccttttcactcACTCGAGAGTTTATTTCCTAAANataaaaaaaaaaaaaaaaaaaaaaaaaaactactaaGCACATTTTGTATTGTCAGTCCTACAAAAATTGGATGGCCTCGATACAAAGAGCAATTAATATTACAAAGTGCTCTAGAATTTCAATTGGTGATTTAGGGCTCAGTTCTTTTTTCTCCTGGGTAGTTCTTTTCTTGGGGCTGAGTTCTTTTTCCTATTGGTTTATGTTCAATGCTTTTGGATTTTAGAAGTTGTTTTTGGCTCGGTTTTCAAAGTACAGCCTTTTGTGTTGAGATTGTTCTTTGAGTCTCTCTCTTTGCAAGTTTCTTTGTGTTAtgttctctcaaggttttctTGTTgtggtagtttttttttttgttcattttggttCTCTGTAGTGGTTCTTCTTATGTTCCGTTTTGTTCTCATGTCTTCAAAAATCTAATGGTTACTGACCCTTGTATTTTCTCATGAATAAATATGACGCGGTGGTAGGAAGGTCTATCTACTCATATAATTGGCTTGCTCTAGCTTTTCTCAATTGAGGTTCATGATATTTAGGTTTTTATCACATTGGAATCAACTCCTGACTCAGTTTTCATGATATTTAGGTTTTTATCAGATTGGAATCAACTCCTGATTCAGTTTTTCGTACGGATGCTGTAAAATATGCACTTATTGGGTTAATGAGAGATCTCCGTGGGATTTCTATGGCCACAAACAGGTAACtttgttgaaaatttatagttaTCTCAATCCTTTGATTATTTATACGCTTTCCTTCATGTTTCAGTCGCAGAACCTATGGACTTCTGTTTGATTGGCTATACCCTGCACATATGCATCTCCTCTTGAAAGGCATTTCTCAGTGGACAGACACACCAGAGGTATTTACGAGATATCTACTTGTTCACGCTCAATTCATTGACCCTTTCATTTTGTGAAGGTGGCTTGCCGCATACTCTGTATTAACAGTCATTTAATAGAGAAGGGGTTGAAAAGATGggttttcttatattttctcctttaaaaaaattctagtAGGAAAGTAAGCATTTGGATTTCACAGTTTACTTCTGACGATAAAATAAATGGCTGAAATGCTAAAAGGTTTTTCAGAAGGGTAATTCGATAAACTTATGAACAAGCCGAGTATGGAAGATATCTACAAACCAGCGGGGGGAAGTGTTGGATTTCccttatatttttgtaatattatttgtGTATAagatgttttaatttattattcatatCTGGAATATTTTTTCCCTATTGGTAGATGGtcattcattttataatttcattcacTATTGAAGAAATTTAATGGGTTCATTTCTTCCTAAACTTCAAGTTTTGATTCTTCTATTATAATAATTCTCTTAAGAAGTTATTGTTGATGTTTCATGTCGGTTGAAAATTACTAGGCAGGATAGTGTTCAGCTATGTTTCTGGTCTTGAAATTATCATACAGATATTTGAGTGTCTTGACATTTTCATTGTATAGGAAACCGTTTTGCATCATATTTTCTGGATGTAAACATTGAATGcatattactattttatttatttccatatATTCTCTTCTCTTGATTTTAAATCGGTTCTACTTTTATGTATTTTGAATAGAATGTCTGTTGAATGATCATTGAATAATATATGTAGGTAACAACCCCGTTATTGAAATTCATGGCTGAGTTTGTGTTGAACAAAGCACAACGCTTGACTTTTGACTCATCTTCTCCCAATGGCATACTTCTTTTCCGAGAAGTCAGCAAACTAATTGTTGCTTATGGATCAAGAATTTTATCTCTCCCAAACCCTGCTGATATATATGCCTTCAAATACAAGGGAATATGGATTTCATTGACTATTTTAACCAGAGGCAAGTATATAGCCATCCTATTACTATAGTTTTGCAGTCTCTCTATTGCCTATTTGTGTGGgtgatatatttttctctctttccgtCTTTAATTCAATTACTAGAAATGagaatttcattttgaaagGTCCTATCAACATTTTGTCAGCCAACTTTAACTTCGTGAGTGGCTGTATCcgtttttgttatttattttgttttgttaatcTTTTGGTAGCTTATGCAGTAGATAGACTTTACCTGCTAATTTATCTCTTGTAATTGTTAGGCAAGGTATAATTCTAAGTTGGAATCCCATTTCTAAGTTCACTTGTAATAGCTAAATTATTCATGCTTACAGTACATATTAAAAATCTTGCTGATAAATTTTCTTGTGTAGATTCAAATGTTGACCAGATGCTTGTTCTTTAAGAAATTCTAGGAACTATCGTGTGGACTTAAAATTTAGTAAGCTTTTCTCTGAATTTCTGCAGCTCTTGGTGGAAACTATGTGAACTTCGGGGTTTTTGAACTCTATGGTGACCGAGCACTTTCTGATGCACTTGATATTGCTTTAAAGTTGACACTGTCAATTCCTTTGGCTGACATATTGGCATTTCGAAAGGTGTGCAAACTCTTTCCTATAGCTCATGATTTTAGTTTCAATTATGTGATCATAAGTTATGCTTATCATATGTCTGTATAAAAGGGTACAGCAACTATAGAATAGCTCCAAGGTTTtgcttaataaaaatttaatcagaACTTGCACTAACGTCTTGCTGCTTAACTTAAATCTAATCGTAACTTTGCTCTAACTTCTtgttaagaataaaaagattatatatacattttttcttaACATGAGACAAATTCTctatttcattgatgaatgaaatcgCAAAGAAGGGAAATGTATGCCTCCTTCCACCCAAGCTCGGTTACAAAGTGATCTCCAAGTAGTAACTAGAGAAGTGTACTATAGTCTTTAAAAGGAGACATACACGTACACCCATACATAGCATTAAAATTAACAAGatctataaaaatttgataggGAGAAATGAATCCATTCACAACCCAATTATATCTCGTACCAAAGTTTCCATACAAATTTCATCTTAGGGTTTTCTTCGCTTGCTGAAAAGGATAACTCACGAAACCTGAACAAAGATCATGTAGTTGTTCGACACTGTATTTGAAAAACCAAGGGCTTCTAACATCAAATACCTGAAGTTTTGTGCAGATGAGCAGCGACGAAAAATTTGGATTCGGGattctaaactttttatttaggTTTTGTGCAGATAAGCAGCGACCAAAAATTTGGATCTGGGGTTCTAAACTTCTATTGCATAAGATACACCGAGGATAATATAGAGTGATGAGACATTCGCCTTTGCAACTAATTAGCCATGTTTAGATCCATGACTAAGCTCCCAAAGAAATTGTTTTCCTTGGGAAGTAACCTTTCAAAATAATCTCATTCAAAGGTTTTTTCTCGTTCCTATTATGATGAAGTAAATCTTATATTGAGGATTTAACTTTAAACTTTCGATagatatatagtttttatatcCAAGCATTGGAACCTCCTTCGAACTTACAAAGGATAAAATATGTGATTAAGAAGCCTATTAAACAATTTCTCTCCTGAGACGACATTCAGCAGCAACCCACAACCCGAATAACCTTAAATTGGATTCCCCGTAACCTATAGAAGTCAGATTTTCGAGTTCGAACCTGTTTGAACACATTCCAGCAAAGACTAAAGCCTTGGATTAGTTTGGACGGCTGGATTAGTTAAGGTTGACATTGGCACGATCCATGATCCCAGTGAAGACCCATACAAAGAATCACTGGTCTTATCTACTCGATTTGAGACCTCAGAATTGCTCCACACATATCCAAAGTCATTCGATGCTGATTGACAAGTTCCATTGCAGCCCCCAGTCTCTCCACGTTCATGCTCTCCCCTAGACGCCCAACGATCTACCT
The nucleotide sequence above comes from Cucurbita pepo subsp. pepo cultivar mu-cu-16 chromosome LG11, ASM280686v2, whole genome shotgun sequence. Encoded proteins:
- the LOC111805250 gene encoding exportin-7-like isoform X1 encodes the protein MELAQLEALCERLYNSQDSVERAHAENTLKCFSVNTDYISQCQYILDHALTPYALMLASSSLLKQVTNHSLALQLRLDIRGYLINYLATRGPELQPFVSASLIQLLCRLTKFGWFDDDRFRDIVKESTNFLRQATSEHYGIGLKILNQLVSEMNQPNQGFPSTNHRRVACSFRDQGLFQIFQISLTSLCQLKNDVAGRLQELALSLSLKCLSFDFVGTSIDESSEEFGTVQIPSSWKTVLEDPSTLQIFFDYYAITKAPLSKEALECLVRLASVRRSLFTNDAARSKFLAHLMTGTKEILQTGQGLADHDNYHEYCRLLGRFRVNYQLSELVNVEGYSDWIRLVAEFTLKSLHSWQWASSSVYYLLGLWSRLVTSVPYLKGDAPSLLDEFVPKITEGFITSRLNSVQAGLQDDLSENPLDNVEVLQDQLDCFPYLCRFQYETSSLCMINIMEPILRTYTERARLQGGDNSELSVMEAKLAWIVHIIAAIVKIKQCTGCSVESQEVLDAELSARVLQLINVTDNGLHSQRYGEASKQRLDRAILTFFQNFRKSYVGDQAMHSSKQLYARFSELLGLHDHLQLLNVIVSKIATNLKCYTESEEVIDHTLSLFLELASGYMTGKLLLKLDTVKFIVANHTREQFPFLEEYRCSRSRTTFYYTIGWLIFMEESPVKFKSSMEPLLQVFIRLESTPDSVFRTDAVKYALIGLMRDLRGISMATNSRRTYGLLFDWLYPAHMHLLLKGISQWTDTPEVTTPLLKFMAEFVLNKAQRLTFDSSSPNGILLFREVSKLIVAYGSRILSLPNPADIYAFKYKGIWISLTILTRALGGNYVNFGVFELYGDRALSDALDIALKLTLSIPLADILAFRKLTRAYFAFLEVLFSSHIVFVLNLDTNTFMHIAGSLESGLKGLDTNISSQCASAVDNLAAFYFNNITMGEAQSSPAAINLSRHIVDCPTLFPEILKTLFEIVLFEDCGNQWSLSRPMLSLILISEQMFTDLKTQIMASQASSLFLLLN
- the LOC111805250 gene encoding exportin-7-like isoform X2, with translation MELAQLEALCERLYNSQDSVERAHAENTLKCFSVNTDYISQCQYILDHALTPYALMLASSSLLKQVTNHSLALQLRLDIRGYLINYLATRGPELQPFVSASLIQLLCRLTKFGWFDDDRFRDIVKESTNFLRQATSEHYGIGLKILNQLVSEMNQPNQGFPSTNHRRVACSFRDQGLFQIFQISLTSLCQLKNDVAGRLQELALSLSLKCLSFDFVGTSIDESSEEFGTVQIPSSWKTVLEDPSTLQIFFDYYAITKAPLSKEALECLVRLASVRRSLFTNDAARSKFLAHLMTGTKEILQTGQGLADHDNYHEYCRLLGRFRVNYQLSELVNVEGYSDWIRLVAEFTLKSLHSWQWASSSVYYLLGLWSRLVTSVPYLKGDAPSLLDEFVPKITEGFITSRLNSVQAGLQDDLSENPLDNVEVLQDQLDCFPYLCRFQYETSSLCMINIMEPILRTYTERARLQGGDNSELSVMEAKLAWIVHIIAAIVKIKQCTGCSVESQEVLDAELSARVLQLINVTDNGLHSQRYGEASKQRLDRAILTFFQNFRKSYVGDQAMHSSKLYARFSELLGLHDHLQLLNVIVSKIATNLKCYTESEEVIDHTLSLFLELASGYMTGKLLLKLDTVKFIVANHTREQFPFLEEYRCSRSRTTFYYTIGWLIFMEESPVKFKSSMEPLLQVFIRLESTPDSVFRTDAVKYALIGLMRDLRGISMATNSRRTYGLLFDWLYPAHMHLLLKGISQWTDTPEVTTPLLKFMAEFVLNKAQRLTFDSSSPNGILLFREVSKLIVAYGSRILSLPNPADIYAFKYKGIWISLTILTRALGGNYVNFGVFELYGDRALSDALDIALKLTLSIPLADILAFRKLTRAYFAFLEVLFSSHIVFVLNLDTNTFMHIAGSLESGLKGLDTNISSQCASAVDNLAAFYFNNITMGEAQSSPAAINLSRHIVDCPTLFPEILKTLFEIVLFEDCGNQWSLSRPMLSLILISEQMFTDLKTQIMASQASSLFLLLN